GGTTACCCATTTGTTTGTCGATTGCGATGACGATGTTATTATACGGCGTTATCAGGAAACCAGGCGCCCTCATCCATTATTGGCAAGAGGCGTTTTAATGGGAACGGTGAGAGAGGCCTTGACCAAAGAACGCGAGGTTTTAAGTCAAATTCGCAGTGTGGCAGACCGCATTATAGATACGACTAGTCTAACGCCACATGATCTTAGAAGATTCATAGAGAATTGCGTAAGGGATCAAGTTGGGGCTAAAAAAAGCAGTATCGAAGTGACATTGCAGTCATTTGGCTTCAAATACGGTGCGCCGCGGGATGCAGATATAGTAATCGATGTGAGATTTCTCCCCAATCCACATTTTGTGCCGGAATTAAGGGAGTTTAATGGCAAAGACAAGCGCGTGGCGGACTATGTTTTTTCGAACGGCGATGCTAATGAGTTTCTTCGGCATTATGGCGAGCTGCTAAAGTTTTTGCTTCCGCGCTACGAGCGCGAGGGCAAGCGATATGTAACTGTAGCTATAGGTTGCACAGGAGGTCACCATCGTTCAGTATCTATAGGCGAAAGGCTAGCCGAGTATCTACTCAATCTCGGTTTTGTCGTAAATATTAGGCATCGCGACATATCGCGAAATGTTTGAGCAATAGGGATCGTTAGTTATGATTGAACGTCGAATAATTGAGGAGCAGTTAAATTACACTTTAGACTCAATTGACGCACCGCATCTCGGAGACAAGATTTCTGGGAAAGTGAGAGATAGTTATGTAGTTGGGGATAAACGCATATTAGTTACCACTGATAGGTTAAGTGCTTTTGATCGCGTTCTTACCTCTATCCCCTTTAAGGGGCAGCTACTAAATGAAATGGCAGTGTACTGGTTTAGGGAGACACAGGATATTGTGTCTAATCATTTGCTAGATTGGCCGCATCCCAATGTGCTAGTAGGCCAGGAGGTGGAGATCGTGCCTATTGAGGTAGTCGTTCGTGCCTATCTTACTGGAAGCGCGTGGAGAGATTATCAAGTGGGAAGAGACATCTCGGGGATTAAGCTACCGCCAAATATGAAGCGATCGCAGGCATTCGAAAAGCCACTTATTACGCCATCTACTAAGGCCGCTCGTGGCGAGCATGACGTTCCCATTTCTTCTGATGAAGTGGTGTCGTCCGG
Above is a window of Deltaproteobacteria bacterium DNA encoding:
- the rapZ gene encoding RNase adapter RapZ, producing MRLFILSGISGAGNSTALNAFEDLGYFCVDNLPAPLVANFVDFVEAKASASAIESSPLSIASTQPVKPARLRTHFALLVDIRDEESAFAVSEAVSRLRSSQLVEVTHLFVDCDDDVIIRRYQETRRPHPLLARGVLMGTVREALTKEREVLSQIRSVADRIIDTTSLTPHDLRRFIENCVRDQVGAKKSSIEVTLQSFGFKYGAPRDADIVIDVRFLPNPHFVPELREFNGKDKRVADYVFSNGDANEFLRHYGELLKFLLPRYEREGKRYVTVAIGCTGGHHRSVSIGERLAEYLLNLGFVVNIRHRDISRNV
- a CDS encoding phosphoribosylaminoimidazolesuccinocarboxamide synthase, yielding MIERRIIEEQLNYTLDSIDAPHLGDKISGKVRDSYVVGDKRILVTTDRLSAFDRVLTSIPFKGQLLNEMAVYWFRETQDIVSNHLLDWPHPNVLVGQEVEIVPIEVVVRAYLTGSAWRDYQVGRDISGIKLPPNMKRSQAFEKPLITPSTKAARGEHDVPISSDEVVSSGLVEARLWDEICEKALAIFKRGTSVAAQRGLILVDTKYEFGTLVRNGKRTLVLADEIHTQDSSRYWVLDSYADCLEKGIDPHMLDKEFVRRMLMQKGYMGEGIPPVIEDSFRVDAAIRYIEAYEKISGKEFAAEPGSQKEAIQQVLKTFSRVCLKSLV